In the genome of Marinomonas algicola, the window GGGTATTAGGCGATTTAACGGCTGGCATTGATCAGTTGTCTTTTACTCGTGAGTGGACGCAATATTTAAGCAAAATGCTTGAGATGGATTTTTCGAGCTATTCTGATGCTTATAGTGAGCGCAAGTGGATTTGCCAGCATCTTACTTTATTAAAAAAGAGCTATCGTTTTGATGGGAACAGTGGCATTGGAAAATTGGCCAGAGCCGTGAATCAGAGTGACGAAAAGCAAGTGATGAGGGTGCTTTATAGCCCTCCAGATAACAGCATAGAATGGAATGCTATTCAAAGTGCTGCCGCTAATGCCGCTAATGGTGAGACAAAAAAAACGTCTGATCAAAAGGTTGATATTGATACGTTAGGGAAAGGCTATACCGCCTATTGGCTAGGTGTGAGATCTGGTGTTTCGATTGATACGCTATTTTCTTTGTTTGCCAGTTATCAAGTTTTGTGCGCGGTGAGGCAGGGTGATTTAGGTGTTGAGACCCTAAATGAGGAATTACGACAGTACTTCTACCAACGGGGTTATCTTAATTTAGACCAAGTATGGGAGCCTGGTAAAGCGGTAATGGTTCGTCGTAATGATGCCAGTCTAGGGCTGTTTAATGGTGATATTGGTATTTGTATGCCTGACGTCATGGATGCAACAAAAATGCGGGTTTGGTTTCAATTAAGTGATGGTTCTATAAAAGGCATTCTTCCCAGTCGATTAAGTGAGTACGAATTGGTTTATGCGATGACTGTACATAAGTCTCAAGGTTCTGAGTTTGATCATGTCGTATTAGTTTTGCCTGAACAGGCAGGCCCGGTGCTGACTAAAGAGTTGCTTTATACTGGAATTACAAGGGCGAAGCAAGGCTTCTCACTCTGGGCGAACGAAGCTGTTTTGCGCTATGCGATCAATAATAAAGTCGTTCGTTTATCTGGTTTGCAAAATAAAATAGGGTCGATTTTAGAATAACCCAGTGTTTTGCTGTGGTATTAATTGAACTTTTTAAGTTAACCCCTATTATTTTGCTAAGAGTCTGATTTTTGAATGAATAAAACTGTGTTAGTGTAGGCATCAAATTTTATCTGTGAGTAAGTAGGAACACATGAGCAAAGAAATTGTTTTAACAGGAATTACAACGACAGGCACGCCGCATTTAGGTAATTATGTAGGTGCAATTCGTCCTGCTATTGAAGCGAGTCGTATTGACAGTAATGATACCTATTTTTTTCTTGCGGACTTTCATGCATTAATTAAATGCCATGATCCTGCTCGTGTACAACAATCTCGATTAGAAATTGCGGCCACTTGGCTTGCTTGTGGGTTAGATCCAGATATTGCGACCTTTTATCGTCAGTCAGATATTCCTGAAATTGCCGAATTAAATTGGCTACTGACTTGTGTAACCGGGAAAGGATTAATGAATCGAGCCCATGCCTACAAAGCGGCTGTTGATGAAAATATTTCATCCAATCAAGATGCGGATTTTGGTGTCACTATGGGGCTGTTTTGTTACCCAGTACTGATGTCGGCTGATATTTTAGCGTTTAATGCGAAAAAAGTACCCGTTGGACGTGATCAGATTCAGCATATTGAAATGGCTCGTGATATAGCGGGTCGTTTTAACCATATTTTTGGAGAGCATTTTGTGTTACCTGAAGCGGTGGTTGGTGAAGATACCGCTTTATTGAAAGGCTTAGACGGCCGGAAAATGAGTAAAAGCTACAACAATACCATTCCGCTTTTTGAAGGTGAGAAAAAACTTAAGAAAGCCATCAATAAAATTGTGACCAATTTATTGGAACCTGGTGAACCTAAAGATCCTGAAGACTCAACTGTTTTTGAAATTTATCAGGCATTTGCGACACCCGAGCAAACAGAAGAAATGAGACAAAAATTTGCTGACGGCATTGCTTGGGGTCAAGCGAAGAAAGAGTTATTTGAATTGGTAAATGGTGAGTTGGCTGAAGCCAGAGAAAAGTATAACGAATTAATGGCAAACCCTGCCAAAGTTGAAGAAATCCTTCAAGCTGGTGCTCTAAAAGCACGCGCTCGAGCGCAAGGTTTGTTAAAAGAGTTAAGAGAATCTGTTGGATTAGTGAATTTTAAATAACTGGAGAGTATTATGAAATCAAGTGTTTATGCGTTAATTGTAGCCTTTGCGCTATCTTTGGGGGTTGGTGGGTACAGTGCCGATGTAGAAGCGAAAAAATTTGGTGGTGGAAAAAGCTTTGGAAAAAGTTTTTCAACACCGAAACAAACAGCAACTCCTAGCACGGCGGGTAGCTCAACAGGTGCTGCGGCCGCTGGAACGAAAAAAGGCGGTTTCTTAGGTGGACTAGGTGGCGGTCTATTGGGCGGACTGTTAATTGGTGGACTGTTTGCATCCTTGTTTGCTGGTGGCGGATTTGAGGGGCTGGCTTTTGGCGACATATTGCTGTTCGCTTTAGTTGGCTTCATTATTTATAAACTTTTTATTGCTCCCAAACGTCGAGCCGCTCAAGCGGCAGCCGGTGCTGGAGCACCTAACCACGCATTTCGTAATATGGACCAAGGGGATGCATCTAATCATCAGTCCACAGGCGGATTTGGTGGTGCGCAATCAGCGGCGTCTGCAATGCAGTTTCCTCCGGGTTTTAATGCTGAGGCATTTGTTGCCGAGGCAACCAATCATTATAAAGCGTTACAAGTCGCATGGGATGATGATAACTTTGATGAAATTCAAGATTATGTCTCACCTGAATTGTATAATTTATTAAAAGAAGAACGTAAGAAATTAGGTTCTGATAAACCAAAAACAGAAGTCGTTTCTGTGATGGCAAATTTAGTACGTGGTGAATACATAGGCTCTACGGCTTCTATCACCCTTGAGTTTTCTGGCTGGGTAAAAGAAGGTGATAACACCACAGATACTAAAGAGCTCTGGCATTTAGAAAAAAGTATGACAGAAGCAAATGCAAACTGGATGATTGTTGGTATCGAACAGCTTAACTAATCGTTACTTAAAAAAATAAGGTAAATTCGCTAACTTTTAGCTAAACTGTCTTTATAGCTTGTTAACACAGTTAGTGAATTTACTATCATAAACAGAATCAAAACGGATGTAAGCCATGTCTGAGATTGCGACAATTAAAGATTCCAACAAAACAGTGGTGGAAAACAAGAAAGGCGAGTTACTGCAATATCTAACGTTTAAATTGATTGATGAAACGTACGGTATTAATGTAATGCAAATCAAAGAAGTGCTGCGTTATAGTGAAATAGCTCCTGTACCAGGAGCACCATCTTATGTGCTGGGTATTGTTAATCTTCGCGGTAATGTTGTTACTGTGGTTGATACTCGCGTCCGTTTTAGTTTGCCTGAATGCACTATTACCGATAATACCCGTATTATCATTATCGAGCATGAAGGTGAGCAAGTTGGTCTTTTAGTTGATGCCGTACAAGAAGTTTTCTATCTATACCAAGGCGAAATTGAACAAAGCCCTAGTGTCGGTAATGATGAAGCTTTGATGTTTATTCAAGGTGTGTATCAAAAAGAAGAAGAGCTTGTTATTTTGCTTGAACTTAATCGTATGTTCGAAAGAAACGATGCATTAGGTATTGAAGCGATGTAATTGGTTTGACAACGTATTTTACCCAAATGAGTTCAGTAAAAAGCCAGCATAATATGAAGTGAGTCCAAGAATTTCGGATTGACTTCATTGGCTGGCTTTTTTATGTTTTCTACTTTCTCGGTTATCTGTATGTCTTTAATTAGACCGTATTCGTTATCTATCCCAGTAGCTCTCTTCAAGACTGTCTTCTTTTTCCGGTAGACCTTTCGAAAGTCTTGACGCATTTTGCGCTAAAATTTCATAACTTACTCTGTTTGAGTATTTACAGATTTGAGCAAACGAAGAGTAGGCAAGGTAATTTGTCTTATGTTTACTGGATTGCGGCATGACTTCTCTATGAAAATTATTGGCTGCAATATCATGTAATAACGCAGAGAGAGCGCCATCGCCTGCACCATTGGTATTCTTTATTTTTTCAGGGCCTCCCATATAAGGGTCAATGTGAGAGAACACTTTAATAGGTGATGTACACGCCTTTTTAGAAAGAGGTCTACTGAATTCAAAACGATTAAAATCGGCTAGAGTCCCAGACTTGATAGGGTTTGTTGTTTCGCGTTTAAACTCATCATCGGTATAGCCGCATAAATACAATCCGTCTGGTCCAGCTGTAAGCAATACCATATCGACAAACTCTAGTGCTGCATCAGCGGCCAATAGTGGGTCTTTGAGTCCTGTTAGTGCTTCGGCCTCCAGTTCATTCATGGCTAAAATATCAACGTACTTGTGAATAATATCCATAAGTTGTTGATGGTTCTCTTCGACTAAGTGTTTGGTACCAAGAGACATAACAACCGGAATAGAGTGTCTTTTTGCGTATTCTAAAGAGAGAATGAGTGCTTTTTGTATCGGTTTTCCATGATGTCTAATTGGGTAAGCACAGGTAACAAATGCTGAGGCGCCAGCAATAATATCTTCAGGTATATGATCTTCGTTTAGTTCATCCATATCACCTGGTGCAATAGCAAAAGTGCGCTCTCCATCCGGAGTGATTAAGGTAATGCCTCGCCCAATATCACCCGCTACCCCTTGTAAATGGTTCATATCGACTTTACTGCTGGTATGGCAAATATAATGGTATGCAGGAGAGCCCAGAGCAATATTGGATGACATAACACCTAACAACACAGATTTATCATCAGCTAATACGGAATAGTTGTGTAATGTATTGCCAATGGTGCCACCGGCAAAATGATCTGAAATACTGCCGCTGTCTATAAGTTGCTGATATATGCTTGTTGCCGTTTTATGATCGACTAAGTTTGATAAACTTTTAGTGACACCATGTTGCTTTAAGAAAGCATCATTTACACTTGCAACAACATCGACGATTGTTTCGTCTAAACCCACAATATAGGTATCTCTATCTGGTCGGACTTCTAAAAAGGGCAAGGTAGGTTTCATTTGAGAAACGGGAAAGTAATGCTTTAATTTTCTGCGGCCAGGAAATTTCATTTATTGATAGAGCCTATAAAAAAAGGGAATACAGTATTTTATCAAACTATTGATTCTTACTCACAGTTAGATTTTATAAAAAAGTGAATTTTATGAACGAAATGCAGCTAGATAGATACAGTCGACATATATTATTAGCAAATTTTGATTATTTAGGCCAACAGCGCTTACTTGATTCCCGTATTTTAATGGTTGGTGTTGGTGGCTTAGGCAACATCGCGGCTTCCTACTTAGCGGCGGCCGGCGTT includes:
- a CDS encoding tryptophan--tRNA ligase → MSKEIVLTGITTTGTPHLGNYVGAIRPAIEASRIDSNDTYFFLADFHALIKCHDPARVQQSRLEIAATWLACGLDPDIATFYRQSDIPEIAELNWLLTCVTGKGLMNRAHAYKAAVDENISSNQDADFGVTMGLFCYPVLMSADILAFNAKKVPVGRDQIQHIEMARDIAGRFNHIFGEHFVLPEAVVGEDTALLKGLDGRKMSKSYNNTIPLFEGEKKLKKAINKIVTNLLEPGEPKDPEDSTVFEIYQAFATPEQTEEMRQKFADGIAWGQAKKELFELVNGELAEAREKYNELMANPAKVEEILQAGALKARARAQGLLKELRESVGLVNFK
- a CDS encoding Tim44 domain-containing protein, producing the protein MKSSVYALIVAFALSLGVGGYSADVEAKKFGGGKSFGKSFSTPKQTATPSTAGSSTGAAAAGTKKGGFLGGLGGGLLGGLLIGGLFASLFAGGGFEGLAFGDILLFALVGFIIYKLFIAPKRRAAQAAAGAGAPNHAFRNMDQGDASNHQSTGGFGGAQSAASAMQFPPGFNAEAFVAEATNHYKALQVAWDDDNFDEIQDYVSPELYNLLKEERKKLGSDKPKTEVVSVMANLVRGEYIGSTASITLEFSGWVKEGDNTTDTKELWHLEKSMTEANANWMIVGIEQLN
- a CDS encoding chemotaxis protein CheW: MSEIATIKDSNKTVVENKKGELLQYLTFKLIDETYGINVMQIKEVLRYSEIAPVPGAPSYVLGIVNLRGNVVTVVDTRVRFSLPECTITDNTRIIIIEHEGEQVGLLVDAVQEVFYLYQGEIEQSPSVGNDEALMFIQGVYQKEEELVILLELNRMFERNDALGIEAM
- a CDS encoding inosine/guanosine kinase encodes the protein MKFPGRRKLKHYFPVSQMKPTLPFLEVRPDRDTYIVGLDETIVDVVASVNDAFLKQHGVTKSLSNLVDHKTATSIYQQLIDSGSISDHFAGGTIGNTLHNYSVLADDKSVLLGVMSSNIALGSPAYHYICHTSSKVDMNHLQGVAGDIGRGITLITPDGERTFAIAPGDMDELNEDHIPEDIIAGASAFVTCAYPIRHHGKPIQKALILSLEYAKRHSIPVVMSLGTKHLVEENHQQLMDIIHKYVDILAMNELEAEALTGLKDPLLAADAALEFVDMVLLTAGPDGLYLCGYTDDEFKRETTNPIKSGTLADFNRFEFSRPLSKKACTSPIKVFSHIDPYMGGPEKIKNTNGAGDGALSALLHDIAANNFHREVMPQSSKHKTNYLAYSSFAQICKYSNRVSYEILAQNASRLSKGLPEKEDSLEESYWDR